One Halobacterium zhouii genomic region harbors:
- a CDS encoding CBS domain-containing protein, which translates to MEDVFVGQLMSEELATVDPDALVEDAATLMLDRGISSVVVVDDQDRLEGILTTTDFVRIVAEQKPKDQTPVSAYMTTDVKTAGAQDSVTDVADAMVEHGFHHVPVVDGEEVIGIITTTDLTAYVSQVQTPSPS; encoded by the coding sequence AACTCGCGACCGTCGACCCGGACGCGCTCGTCGAGGACGCCGCCACGCTCATGCTCGACCGCGGTATCAGTTCCGTCGTCGTCGTGGACGACCAGGACCGACTCGAGGGCATCCTCACCACCACGGACTTCGTGCGAATCGTCGCCGAACAGAAACCCAAGGACCAGACGCCCGTTTCGGCGTACATGACCACGGACGTGAAGACCGCCGGCGCCCAGGACTCCGTTACGGACGTCGCGGACGCCATGGTCGAACACGGTTTCCACCACGTCCCTGTCGTCGACGGCGAGGAAGTCATCGGCATCATCACCACCACGGACCTCACCGCGTACGTCTCGCAGGTACAGACGCCGAGTCCGTCGTAG
- a CDS encoding FxsA family protein, with amino-acid sequence MRLRWLFVALLVVPLADALFLVFVAGQIGWELTVALVVLTALLGTLFVRAEGRATIRRLQQSLAKGEAPTDELVDGGLLIAAGAFLLTPGLVTDALGFLLVIPVTRIPIRYALKRWVITPKLDAKTGGFATGNVYTFGFPGNDGDDPFGGAGGAGPFGGGGDADAGGGPFGGGVDPGDASDSPDDSDTVDLGEDAYDVDVDDDETR; translated from the coding sequence ATGCGACTCCGGTGGCTGTTCGTGGCGCTCCTGGTCGTCCCGCTGGCGGACGCCCTGTTCCTCGTGTTCGTCGCGGGCCAGATCGGCTGGGAGTTGACCGTCGCGCTCGTCGTACTCACCGCGCTCCTCGGCACACTGTTCGTGCGCGCCGAGGGCCGCGCCACCATCAGGCGTCTCCAGCAATCGCTCGCGAAGGGCGAAGCGCCCACCGACGAACTCGTCGACGGCGGCCTGCTCATCGCCGCGGGCGCGTTTCTCCTCACGCCCGGCCTCGTCACAGACGCCCTGGGGTTCCTGCTCGTGATTCCCGTCACGCGCATCCCCATCCGGTACGCGCTCAAGCGCTGGGTCATCACGCCGAAACTCGACGCGAAGACCGGCGGGTTCGCCACCGGGAACGTCTACACGTTCGGCTTCCCCGGAAACGACGGCGACGACCCCTTCGGCGGCGCTGGCGGAGCAGGTCCGTTCGGCGGAGGCGGCGACGCCGACGCGGGCGGCGGCCCCTTCGGCGGTGGGGTCGACCCGGGAGACGCCAGCGACTCACCGGACGATAGCGACACCGTCGACCTCGGCGAGGACGCCTACGACGTAGACGTCGACGACGACGAAACTCGGTGA
- a CDS encoding DUF255 domain-containing protein, with amino-acid sequence MDDAADGTRVEWREWGAEAFAEARERDVPVLVALTASWSDWCRQMDERTYAEPRIAANVNDDFVPVRVDADRRPRVRERYNMGGFPSTVFVTPAGEHIAGATFLEPEGMRQVLERVRETWGEKGDEAGRIPRALRGDEPPAGTISADIERLIAGQLTDQYDAEHAGWGQSEKFPLPETVRFALKRERDQALRTLDAVTRNLADDVDGGFFRFAHARDWSDPQREKVLSENASLLRAYADAYLHTGSEEYRGPAENTIDYLTGTLWTGEAFGSSQAAGEYFEAPADERSSHAEPAVDGTAYAGVNALAADGLTRFAAYTDDERARRYAERTLEYLERELVADDGTVRHFADGAPETDQPPEKLLADHAQVARAFATAAQVLDPAFLDTARAVADTAIDDLQDATGAFRDGPESGAGLLDRPLRPIDDAAVLADALVDIHHLSGESRYQNAAADAVAAFADAADRMGVQVAAYGTAAARVTNPPLVVAVADDPGSDLHRAALRVADHEKVVVPNADGEPGTAWLREPDAATDAVDSPDALVGLVGDAR; translated from the coding sequence ATGGACGACGCTGCGGACGGGACGCGCGTAGAGTGGCGCGAGTGGGGCGCCGAGGCATTCGCGGAGGCCCGCGAGCGGGACGTTCCCGTGCTCGTGGCGCTGACGGCGTCGTGGAGCGACTGGTGCCGGCAGATGGACGAGCGGACGTACGCCGAACCGCGCATCGCCGCGAACGTGAACGACGACTTCGTACCGGTGCGAGTGGACGCGGACCGCCGCCCGCGCGTACGCGAGCGGTACAACATGGGCGGGTTCCCGTCGACGGTGTTCGTGACGCCCGCTGGCGAGCACATCGCGGGCGCGACGTTCCTCGAACCCGAGGGGATGCGCCAGGTGCTCGAGCGAGTGCGGGAGACGTGGGGGGAGAAGGGCGACGAGGCGGGCCGCATTCCGCGCGCGCTCCGAGGCGACGAACCGCCGGCGGGCACGATATCCGCGGACATCGAGCGACTCATCGCGGGCCAACTCACCGACCAGTACGACGCCGAGCACGCGGGCTGGGGGCAAAGCGAGAAGTTCCCGCTCCCCGAGACGGTGCGGTTCGCGCTGAAACGGGAGCGCGACCAGGCGCTGCGGACACTCGACGCTGTGACGCGCAACCTCGCGGACGACGTGGACGGCGGGTTCTTCCGGTTCGCGCACGCCCGTGACTGGTCGGACCCGCAGCGCGAGAAGGTGCTCTCGGAGAACGCGAGTCTCCTCAGGGCGTACGCGGACGCGTACCTCCACACGGGCAGCGAGGAGTACCGCGGTCCCGCCGAGAACACCATCGACTACCTGACGGGGACGCTGTGGACGGGTGAGGCGTTCGGGAGCAGTCAGGCGGCGGGCGAGTACTTCGAGGCGCCCGCAGACGAGCGCTCGAGCCACGCCGAACCCGCCGTCGACGGCACCGCGTACGCGGGCGTGAACGCGCTGGCGGCGGACGGACTCACGAGGTTCGCGGCGTACACGGACGACGAGCGCGCCCGCCGGTACGCAGAGCGCACGCTCGAGTACCTCGAGCGCGAACTCGTCGCGGACGACGGCACTGTCCGACACTTCGCCGACGGCGCGCCCGAAACCGACCAGCCACCGGAGAAACTGCTCGCGGACCACGCGCAGGTCGCTCGCGCGTTCGCCACCGCCGCGCAGGTGCTCGACCCCGCGTTCCTCGACACGGCGCGGGCGGTCGCCGACACGGCCATCGACGACCTGCAGGACGCGACGGGTGCGTTCCGGGACGGCCCGGAGTCCGGCGCGGGCTTGCTCGACCGGCCGCTGCGCCCCATCGACGACGCGGCGGTGCTCGCGGACGCGCTCGTCGACATTCACCACTTGAGCGGCGAATCGCGGTACCAGAACGCAGCAGCGGACGCAGTCGCGGCGTTCGCGGACGCCGCGGACAGGATGGGCGTGCAGGTGGCGGCGTATGGTACGGCGGCAGCGCGCGTGACGAATCCACCGCTCGTCGTCGCCGTCGCGGACGACCCCGGGAGCGACCTCCATCGCGCGGCGCTCCGCGTCGCGGACCACGAGAAGGTCGTCGTGCCGAACGCCGACGGCGAACCGGGGACGGCGTGGCTCCGGGAACCGGACGCCGCGACGGACGCCGTCGACTCTCCGGACGCGCTCGTGGGCCTCGTCGGAGACGCCAGATAG
- a CDS encoding TrmB family transcriptional regulator: MANLEDLGLSEYEASTYRALLDTGPATAKELSNESGVPMGRIYDILGSIESQHLVRSQAASRPKKYVAVEPDTALDRLLEDRERELQERADQYASVVDELTRELSDPSEPEEGFWTAALGPEDSVELLFERIDAANDSVVLVSGTPSSSFDVDDVSGRVLDHLEDALERDVTVRVLISGDLAHSLPPAVNERYVTDLASHPEYEVRVGSSIDGNATIIDGAEVCLEVSNPVDPDESFAIIDLQDAGFATDVYDAFTDSWANADELS; encoded by the coding sequence ATGGCCAACCTGGAGGACCTAGGACTCTCAGAGTACGAGGCGAGCACATATCGTGCGCTCCTCGACACTGGACCGGCAACCGCAAAGGAGTTGTCTAACGAGAGCGGGGTGCCGATGGGCCGGATATACGACATCCTCGGGAGCATCGAATCCCAGCATCTCGTGCGGAGTCAGGCCGCGAGTCGCCCGAAGAAGTACGTCGCCGTCGAACCCGACACCGCGCTCGACCGCTTACTCGAGGACCGCGAGCGCGAACTCCAGGAGCGCGCCGACCAGTACGCGTCCGTCGTCGACGAACTCACGCGCGAACTCAGCGACCCCAGCGAACCCGAGGAGGGGTTCTGGACGGCCGCGCTCGGCCCGGAAGACTCCGTGGAGCTCCTCTTCGAGCGCATTGACGCCGCGAACGACAGCGTCGTCCTCGTCTCCGGAACGCCCTCCTCGAGTTTCGACGTCGACGACGTCAGCGGGCGCGTGCTCGACCACCTCGAGGATGCGCTCGAACGCGACGTCACCGTGCGCGTGCTCATCTCGGGTGACCTCGCGCACTCGCTCCCGCCGGCCGTGAACGAACGCTACGTCACTGACCTCGCGTCCCACCCCGAGTACGAGGTGCGCGTCGGCAGCAGCATCGACGGCAACGCCACCATCATCGACGGCGCCGAGGTCTGCCTCGAGGTGTCGAACCCCGTCGACCCCGACGAGTCCTTCGCCATCATCGACCTCCAGGACGCCGGGTTCGCCACGGACGTCTACGACGCGTTCACCGACAGCTGGGCGAACGCCGACGAGCTCAGCTGA
- the mptA gene encoding GTP cyclohydrolase MptA, whose product MSKQLPDVQASEPDVSVGLSQVGVTDVEKLVKLAREDKRPIVLMAEFEVFVDLPQGRKGIDMSRNMEVIDETLEDAVAEPVFRVEEMCGDVAERLLEKHDYTTTATVEMEAELMLNEETPASGRKTQGTADIIASATAREDAPTREEIGARVVGMTVCPCSQRMMEGHARAELRDLGVGEEEVREFLQEVPQAGHSQRGHATLTVEATGDPNVDLGDVIDLARDSMSARIYNMAKRPDEDHMTYAAHANAKFVEDCVRSMADGVVETFDHLPDDAIVTMKQSNDESIHQHNAHAERVAEFGALREEVNGQ is encoded by the coding sequence ATGAGCAAGCAGCTACCTGACGTGCAGGCGAGCGAGCCTGACGTCTCCGTCGGTCTGAGCCAGGTCGGCGTGACCGACGTCGAGAAACTGGTGAAACTCGCGCGCGAGGACAAGCGCCCCATCGTGTTGATGGCCGAGTTCGAGGTGTTCGTCGACCTCCCCCAGGGCCGAAAGGGAATCGACATGAGCCGCAACATGGAGGTCATCGACGAGACCCTGGAGGACGCCGTGGCAGAACCCGTCTTCCGCGTCGAGGAGATGTGCGGCGACGTCGCCGAGCGCCTACTGGAGAAACACGACTACACCACCACCGCCACCGTGGAGATGGAGGCGGAGTTGATGCTGAACGAGGAGACGCCCGCCTCCGGGCGCAAGACCCAGGGGACGGCGGACATCATCGCGTCCGCGACGGCCCGCGAGGACGCGCCGACCCGCGAGGAGATCGGCGCGCGCGTCGTCGGCATGACAGTCTGCCCGTGCAGCCAGCGCATGATGGAGGGGCACGCTCGCGCGGAACTCCGGGACCTCGGCGTCGGCGAGGAGGAGGTCCGGGAGTTCCTCCAGGAGGTCCCGCAGGCGGGGCACAGCCAGCGCGGGCACGCGACGCTCACCGTGGAGGCGACCGGCGACCCGAACGTCGACCTCGGCGACGTCATCGACCTCGCGCGGGATTCGATGAGCGCCCGCATCTACAACATGGCCAAGCGACCCGACGAGGACCACATGACGTACGCGGCACACGCGAACGCGAAGTTCGTGGAGGACTGCGTGCGCTCGATGGCCGACGGCGTCGTCGAGACGTTCGACCACCTGCCGGACGACGCGATTGTCACGATGAAGCAGTCGAACGACGAGTCGATCCACCAGCACAACGCCCACGCGGAGCGCGTCGCGGAGTTCGGCGCGCTGCGCGAGGAAGTGAACGGCCAGTAG
- a CDS encoding NAD(+)/NADH kinase, with protein sequence MRVGIVAQRGNDRAAYLAADVREMLVDEGVDAWVDAATATEIDVPGRDVGEFDACDLVVSIGGDGTFLFAARGAESVPVLGVNLGEVGFLNAVKPADAVEAVRREVERYETEGTVRFREAPRVVASGERGWSLPPALNEVAVQGEQRGHGQGVDVEVRVDGSLYEAMHADGVLVATPTGSTAYNLSEGGPLVQPGVRGLVVTGMCAAEAMPSLVVPHDSEVTVRADGADHAVVSSDGSNEERVDLPTTVTLRTAEEPARVAGPDSDFFRALSKLE encoded by the coding sequence ATGCGCGTTGGAATCGTCGCACAGCGCGGGAACGACCGGGCTGCCTACCTCGCGGCGGACGTTCGGGAGATGCTCGTCGACGAGGGCGTCGACGCGTGGGTCGACGCGGCGACGGCCACGGAAATCGACGTGCCAGGGCGGGATGTCGGGGAGTTCGACGCCTGCGACCTCGTGGTGAGCATCGGCGGTGACGGCACGTTCCTGTTCGCGGCGCGGGGCGCGGAGTCGGTGCCGGTGCTCGGCGTGAACCTCGGCGAGGTCGGCTTTCTGAACGCGGTGAAACCTGCAGACGCCGTCGAGGCCGTCCGCCGAGAGGTCGAACGCTACGAGACGGAGGGGACCGTGCGCTTCCGGGAGGCGCCCCGGGTCGTCGCGTCGGGGGAGCGCGGGTGGTCGCTCCCGCCGGCGCTGAACGAGGTGGCGGTGCAGGGCGAGCAGCGCGGACACGGGCAGGGCGTGGACGTGGAGGTTCGCGTCGACGGGTCGCTGTACGAGGCGATGCACGCAGACGGCGTGCTGGTGGCGACGCCGACGGGGAGCACGGCGTACAACCTGAGCGAAGGCGGCCCGCTCGTGCAACCCGGCGTGCGCGGACTAGTAGTCACCGGGATGTGCGCGGCGGAGGCGATGCCGTCGCTCGTCGTCCCGCACGACAGTGAGGTGACCGTTCGCGCAGACGGAGCGGACCACGCCGTCGTCTCCTCGGACGGGTCGAACGAGGAACGCGTGGACCTGCCGACGACGGTGACGCTGCGGACGGCCGAGGAACCGGCGCGAGTCGCGGGCCCGGACAGCGACTTCTTCCGGGCGTTGAGCAAACTCGAGTGA
- a CDS encoding KaiC domain-containing protein, whose protein sequence is MADDEDGDWFEDAFDDEPDAANAAEEDATDADESDADENDTETNANDEETTDSIADDSVPDDSVPDDPSPSEQSVDTAENDTDDPFGDAFDGDSHQPAASGAADSSGQDDLFDDDFANAFGGAPSPGGDGEDFGFDVDGDVGAGAPGGFDTDEEYESDIPRIDLGIDGLDDMIQGGVPERSLIVAVGGAGTGKTTFGLQFLNEAIQNGDRAVFITLEESRERVLESAADKGWSFQTHEEEGRLAIIDIDPVEMANSLTSIRNELPRLVEEFGATRLVLDSVSLLEMMYDEQSTRRTEIYDFTKALKDAGVTTMLTSEASEDNEFASRHGIIEYLTDAVVVLRYIRPDDFRETRLAVEIQKIRDANHSRETKPYEITHQGISVYRQANIF, encoded by the coding sequence GTGGCTGACGACGAGGACGGCGACTGGTTCGAGGACGCCTTCGACGACGAACCGGACGCCGCGAACGCGGCCGAGGAGGACGCAACCGACGCGGACGAGAGCGACGCGGACGAGAACGACACCGAGACGAACGCAAACGACGAGGAGACAACCGACTCGATTGCGGACGACTCGGTTCCGGACGACTCGGTTCCGGACGACCCGTCGCCGTCCGAACAGTCCGTGGACACCGCAGAGAACGACACGGACGACCCATTCGGTGACGCCTTCGACGGCGACTCCCACCAGCCGGCGGCCTCCGGAGCGGCCGACTCCAGCGGCCAGGACGACCTCTTCGACGACGACTTCGCCAACGCGTTCGGCGGCGCGCCGTCCCCCGGCGGCGACGGCGAGGATTTCGGCTTCGACGTCGACGGCGACGTCGGCGCTGGCGCTCCCGGCGGCTTCGACACCGACGAGGAGTACGAATCCGACATCCCGCGCATCGACCTCGGCATCGACGGCCTCGACGACATGATCCAGGGCGGCGTCCCCGAGCGTTCGCTCATCGTCGCCGTCGGCGGCGCCGGCACCGGGAAGACCACGTTCGGCCTCCAGTTCCTCAACGAAGCCATCCAGAACGGCGACCGCGCCGTCTTCATCACCCTCGAAGAGTCCCGCGAGCGCGTCCTCGAGAGCGCCGCCGACAAGGGCTGGTCGTTCCAGACCCACGAGGAAGAGGGGCGTCTCGCCATCATCGACATCGACCCCGTCGAGATGGCGAACTCCCTCACCAGCATCCGGAACGAACTCCCGCGCCTCGTCGAGGAGTTCGGTGCCACCCGCCTCGTGCTCGACTCGGTGTCCCTGCTCGAGATGATGTACGACGAACAGTCCACCCGGCGCACCGAGATCTACGACTTCACGAAAGCACTGAAGGACGCCGGCGTCACCACGATGCTCACCAGCGAAGCCTCCGAGGACAACGAATTCGCCTCCCGCCACGGCATCATCGAGTACCTCACCGACGCCGTCGTCGTCCTCCGCTACATCCGCCCCGACGACTTCCGAGAGACCCGCCTCGCCGTCGAAATCCAGAAGATCCGGGACGCCAACCACTCCCGCGAGACCAAACCATACGAAATCACCCACCAGGGCATCAGCGTCTACCGGCAGGCCAACATTTTCTAA
- a CDS encoding Lrp/AsnC family transcriptional regulator translates to MVVAYVLVKANTGDADRLLDDVASIDGIVDAHVVAGDVDIIAKLDVDSPADVKNIAANAIQATAGVESTETYLSMQ, encoded by the coding sequence ATGGTGGTTGCCTACGTGCTCGTGAAGGCCAACACGGGCGACGCCGACCGCCTCCTCGACGACGTTGCATCCATCGACGGCATCGTCGACGCACACGTCGTCGCCGGCGACGTCGACATCATCGCCAAACTCGACGTCGACTCCCCCGCAGACGTCAAGAACATCGCTGCGAACGCCATCCAGGCCACTGCCGGTGTCGAAAGCACGGAGACCTACCTCTCGATGCAGTAG
- a CDS encoding potassium channel family protein codes for MRIVIIGAGRVGLRTARVVATEGHDITLIEHDTEKADRARTDGFDVIEGDGSSEDVLDEAGLDTADALGALTSDLNTNFVACMVGKHRGCRTVLRIDEDYREEIYRKYADEVDEIVYPERLGAIGAKNALLGGNVTAIADLAVNLQVVQFTVTRDAPMHGYTISELELPSRARLLAFGKEDGELGLPIPDETLDVGDRIAVLAEFDALDGVRQMLVGDEPTRGGA; via the coding sequence ATGCGAATCGTCATCATCGGCGCCGGCCGCGTCGGGCTACGGACGGCCCGCGTCGTCGCGACCGAGGGCCACGACATCACACTCATCGAACACGACACCGAGAAGGCCGACCGCGCGCGAACCGACGGCTTCGACGTCATCGAGGGCGACGGCTCCAGCGAGGACGTCCTCGACGAAGCGGGACTGGACACCGCCGACGCGCTCGGCGCGCTCACCAGTGACCTCAACACCAACTTCGTCGCCTGCATGGTCGGCAAACACCGCGGCTGTCGCACCGTCCTCCGCATCGACGAGGACTACCGCGAGGAGATCTACCGGAAGTACGCCGACGAGGTCGACGAAATCGTCTACCCCGAACGCCTCGGCGCCATCGGCGCGAAGAACGCGCTCCTCGGCGGCAACGTCACCGCCATCGCCGACCTCGCGGTGAACCTCCAGGTCGTCCAGTTCACCGTCACCCGCGACGCGCCCATGCACGGCTACACAATCAGCGAACTCGAACTCCCCTCGCGCGCCCGCCTCCTCGCGTTCGGCAAGGAGGACGGCGAGCTCGGTCTTCCAATCCCCGACGAGACCCTCGACGTCGGCGACCGAATCGCCGTGCTCGCGGAGTTCGACGCGCTCGACGGCGTCCGCCAGATGCTCGTCGGCGACGAACCCACCAGGGGTGGTGCCTGA
- a CDS encoding Lrp/AsnC family transcriptional regulator, translated as MVHAFIMVKAGAGEAQTVRDQMAGFDGVEAAHVVAGQFDIIAEVDGPEVNNVLDTVSNRIGTVDGVTNTKTYISLSAA; from the coding sequence ATGGTGCACGCGTTCATCATGGTGAAAGCCGGCGCAGGCGAGGCTCAGACGGTCCGCGACCAGATGGCGGGGTTCGACGGCGTCGAAGCGGCGCACGTCGTCGCTGGGCAATTCGACATCATCGCGGAGGTCGACGGCCCGGAGGTCAACAACGTACTCGACACCGTCTCGAACCGCATCGGCACTGTCGACGGCGTCACGAACACCAAGACGTACATCTCGCTGTCGGCGGCGTGA
- a CDS encoding thiamine pyrophosphate-dependent dehydrogenase E1 component subunit alpha: MHRVIGERDLSETALNAEAARELLRDMIRAREFDERALALQRRGWMSGYPPYKGQEGSQVGAAHAMLEDDWLFPTYRSNAMQLARGVPASDILLFRRGHAEFTSGHDVPNFPQAVPIASQIPHAVGAGMAMNYERAVQESSDDDAVVCYFGDGATSEGDFHEGMNFAGVFDAPVVFLCENNNWAISLPREKQTASESIAVKAEAYGFEGVQVDGNDPVAVYETVADALEDARAGEPVLVESLTYRQGAHTTSDDPERYRPDEEDLPEWRTADPLERFESYLREQDAVDDGFVEECWDDAETELDDAIDAAEDVGEPDVDELFDYVYAERTPRLDDQKATLEEWLETHDLQEQEF; encoded by the coding sequence ATGCACCGCGTCATCGGGGAGCGCGACCTCTCGGAGACGGCCCTGAACGCCGAGGCGGCCCGCGAACTCCTCCGGGACATGATTCGAGCGCGAGAGTTCGACGAGCGGGCGCTGGCGCTCCAGCGCCGCGGCTGGATGAGTGGCTACCCGCCGTACAAGGGCCAGGAGGGCTCCCAGGTCGGCGCCGCCCACGCGATGCTCGAAGACGACTGGCTGTTCCCGACGTACCGCTCGAACGCGATGCAACTCGCGCGCGGCGTCCCGGCCAGCGACATCCTGTTATTCCGCCGCGGCCACGCCGAGTTCACCTCCGGCCACGACGTGCCGAACTTCCCGCAGGCCGTCCCCATCGCCAGCCAGATTCCTCACGCCGTCGGCGCGGGGATGGCGATGAACTACGAGCGCGCCGTCCAGGAGAGCAGCGACGACGACGCCGTCGTCTGTTACTTCGGGGACGGCGCGACCTCCGAGGGGGACTTCCACGAGGGGATGAACTTCGCGGGCGTCTTCGACGCGCCCGTCGTCTTCCTCTGCGAGAACAACAACTGGGCCATCTCGCTCCCCCGTGAGAAACAGACCGCAAGCGAGTCCATCGCCGTCAAGGCCGAAGCGTACGGTTTCGAGGGTGTGCAGGTCGACGGCAACGACCCCGTCGCAGTGTACGAGACGGTCGCGGACGCCCTGGAGGACGCCAGGGCCGGCGAACCCGTGCTCGTGGAGAGCCTGACCTACCGGCAGGGTGCCCACACCACGAGCGACGACCCCGAGCGTTATCGCCCCGACGAGGAGGACCTCCCGGAGTGGCGCACCGCCGACCCACTCGAGCGATTCGAGTCCTACCTCCGCGAGCAGGACGCCGTCGACGACGGGTTCGTCGAGGAGTGCTGGGACGACGCCGAGACCGAACTCGACGACGCCATCGACGCCGCAGAGGACGTCGGCGAACCCGACGTCGACGAACTGTTCGACTACGTGTACGCCGAGCGCACGCCCCGTCTCGACGACCAGAAAGCGACCCTCGAGGAGTGGCTCGAAACCCACGACCTACAGGAACAGGAGTTCTGA
- the tmk gene encoding dTMP kinase: protein MLVTLEGIDGSGKTTVWESLRAARSGGGTDRGYTFTREPTDSWYGEAARRSEDEDDANPLAELFLFTADHADHLSRVVRPALDAGDVVVSDRYSDSRYAYQGAALEGEVPRPMEYVRGVHQPWTRPPDLTLYFDVDPETGAARSGATNKFEQAEFLSDVQANYEQLRQYSPDRFVRIDATQSPEAVLDDAEDVLDRALGDA, encoded by the coding sequence ATGCTCGTGACGCTGGAGGGCATCGACGGCAGCGGGAAGACCACGGTCTGGGAGTCGCTGCGCGCTGCTCGAAGCGGCGGAGGCACCGACCGGGGCTACACGTTCACCCGCGAGCCGACCGATTCGTGGTACGGCGAGGCCGCCCGCCGCTCCGAGGACGAGGACGATGCCAACCCGCTCGCGGAGCTGTTCCTCTTCACCGCCGACCACGCCGACCACCTCTCCCGCGTAGTGCGGCCCGCGCTCGACGCCGGCGACGTCGTCGTCTCGGACCGATACTCGGACTCCCGATACGCCTACCAGGGCGCCGCCCTCGAGGGCGAGGTGCCCCGACCGATGGAGTACGTGCGCGGCGTCCACCAGCCCTGGACGCGCCCGCCGGACCTCACGCTGTACTTCGACGTCGACCCGGAGACCGGCGCGGCGCGCTCGGGCGCGACGAACAAGTTCGAGCAAGCCGAGTTCCTCTCGGACGTGCAGGCGAACTACGAACAACTCCGCCAGTACAGCCCCGACCGGTTCGTGCGCATCGACGCTACGCAGTCCCCGGAAGCCGTCCTCGACGACGCCGAGGACGTGCTCGACCGTGCGCTCGGCGATGCCTGA
- a CDS encoding complex I NDUFA9 subunit family protein translates to MDILVTGGTGFVGRNLCRELDERGHDVTALARHADGEGLPASVDTVVGDVTAYDSVAGAVAGRDAVVNLASLSPLYKPKGGDERHFEVTLGGTENVVEAAEEHGVEYLLQMSNLGADPNSPTALLRAKGRAEEVVENSDLAYTIFQPSVIFGDGGEFVSFTKRVTTPYVTGLPGGGTARFQPIWIGDLVPMLADALEDEKHRGKTYEIGGPEVLTLADVARLAYRAEGKSLRIVSIPMPLVAVGASLVDPLPFVPFGTDQYRSLKANNTVEENDVVAFGRSPSELTTLAAYLGVE, encoded by the coding sequence ATGGACATCTTGGTCACCGGCGGCACCGGGTTCGTCGGCCGGAACCTCTGCCGGGAGTTAGACGAGCGGGGCCACGACGTGACAGCGCTCGCACGACACGCCGACGGCGAGGGGTTGCCCGCCAGCGTCGATACGGTGGTCGGCGACGTGACCGCGTACGACTCGGTGGCCGGCGCCGTGGCGGGGCGGGACGCCGTCGTGAACCTCGCCTCGCTGTCGCCGCTGTACAAGCCAAAGGGCGGCGACGAGAGACACTTCGAGGTCACGCTCGGCGGCACGGAGAACGTCGTCGAGGCCGCCGAGGAACACGGCGTCGAGTACCTCCTGCAGATGTCGAACCTCGGCGCGGATCCGAACTCGCCGACGGCGCTGTTGCGCGCGAAAGGGCGCGCCGAGGAAGTGGTCGAGAACTCGGACCTCGCGTACACCATCTTCCAGCCGTCGGTGATATTTGGAGACGGTGGCGAGTTCGTCTCGTTCACGAAACGGGTGACGACGCCGTACGTTACGGGACTGCCTGGCGGCGGGACGGCGCGCTTCCAGCCCATCTGGATCGGAGACCTCGTGCCGATGCTCGCCGACGCGTTGGAAGACGAGAAGCACCGCGGAAAGACGTACGAAATCGGCGGGCCAGAGGTGTTGACACTCGCAGACGTCGCTCGACTCGCCTACCGGGCAGAGGGCAAGTCACTGCGGATAGTGTCGATTCCGATGCCCCTCGTGGCGGTGGGCGCGAGCCTCGTCGACCCGCTCCCGTTCGTGCCGTTCGGCACCGACCAGTACCGGTCGCTCAAGGCGAACAACACTGTCGAGGAGAACGACGTAGTCGCGTTCGGGCGGTCGCCGTCCGAGTTGACGACGCTCGCGGCGTACCTCGGCGTCGAGTAA